In the Variovorax sp. S12S4 genome, one interval contains:
- a CDS encoding CsgG/HfaB family protein has translation MATTAAALMALAGCQNMPALDMQMGSPSAKTVATGSAAGSATAGESSQLERCESPLGTVSLIENVNAGWYTVLTGEYRLPPTANLLRLLVQQSNCFVVVERGAAGMNAMNRERALMQSGEMRGGSNFGRGQMVASDYGLSPEIVFSNNDAGGLGGALGGLVGGGRGLAIAKLGASLQTKEASALLTLIDNRSGVQVAAAEGSASKTDFAGFAGLSGVSAAGGIGGYTRTPQGKVIAAAFMDSFNQMVRSLRNYKAQTVRGQGLGGGGRLGVDGAAAPSSTSAPSASNRRGK, from the coding sequence ATGGCCACGACAGCGGCTGCGCTCATGGCTCTGGCGGGCTGCCAGAACATGCCCGCTCTCGACATGCAGATGGGCAGCCCATCCGCCAAGACGGTGGCCACCGGTAGCGCGGCCGGCTCGGCCACCGCCGGCGAAAGCAGCCAGCTCGAGCGCTGCGAGTCGCCGCTGGGCACCGTCTCGCTGATCGAAAACGTCAATGCCGGCTGGTACACCGTGCTCACCGGCGAATACCGCCTGCCGCCCACGGCCAACCTGCTGCGCTTGCTGGTGCAGCAATCGAACTGCTTCGTGGTGGTCGAGCGCGGCGCGGCCGGCATGAACGCCATGAACCGCGAGCGCGCGCTCATGCAGTCGGGCGAAATGCGCGGCGGCAGCAACTTCGGACGCGGCCAGATGGTGGCTTCGGACTACGGACTTTCGCCCGAGATCGTCTTCAGCAACAACGACGCGGGTGGCCTTGGCGGTGCGCTGGGCGGGTTGGTGGGCGGAGGACGAGGCCTCGCCATCGCCAAGCTGGGCGCGAGCTTGCAGACCAAGGAAGCCAGCGCGCTGTTGACCCTTATCGACAACCGCTCGGGCGTACAGGTGGCGGCGGCCGAAGGCAGTGCCTCCAAGACCGACTTCGCGGGCTTTGCCGGCCTGAGCGGCGTCTCCGCCGCAGGGGGCATCGGTGGCTACACGCGCACTCCGCAGGGCAAGGTGATTGCCGCTGCGTTCATGGACTCCTTCAACCAGATGGTCCGCTCGCTGCGCAACTACAAGGCGCAGACGGTGCGCGGCCAGGGCCTCGGCGGCGGCGGGCGCCTCGGCGTGGATGGCGCAGCGGCGCCTTCGTCGACTTCGGCGCCGTCTGCGTCGAATCGCAGGGGAAAGTAG
- the cheZ gene encoding protein phosphatase CheZ gives MTHAALEPVEHGNTAEELLGRIGQLTRQLREGLRELGLDKQVAKAAQAIPDARDRLGYIASMTERAAHRALNAIDLAQPLQEDLASNAKGLSKRWDEWFANPVELDHARQLVMDTRGYLQEVPQKAGAINTQLIEILMAQDFQDLTGQVIKKMMEVVNDVETQLLQVLIDNSHIEKHLEKRHEAEANSLQNGPQVVAGNPDAVTGQAQVDDLLESLGF, from the coding sequence ATGACACACGCTGCGCTCGAACCCGTGGAGCACGGGAACACCGCCGAAGAGTTGCTCGGGCGCATCGGGCAGCTGACCCGGCAATTGCGCGAAGGCCTGCGCGAGCTGGGGCTCGACAAGCAGGTGGCCAAGGCCGCGCAGGCCATTCCAGATGCGCGCGACCGGCTGGGCTACATCGCCTCGATGACCGAGCGGGCGGCGCACCGCGCGCTCAACGCCATCGACCTGGCGCAACCGCTGCAGGAAGACCTTGCAAGCAACGCCAAGGGGCTCAGCAAGCGGTGGGACGAATGGTTTGCCAACCCGGTCGAACTGGACCATGCGCGCCAACTGGTCATGGACACGCGCGGCTACCTGCAGGAAGTGCCGCAGAAGGCCGGCGCCATCAACACGCAGCTGATCGAAATCCTGATGGCGCAAGACTTCCAGGACCTGACCGGCCAGGTCATCAAGAAGATGATGGAAGTGGTCAACGACGTGGAGACGCAACTGCTCCAGGTGCTGATCGACAACTCGCACATCGAAAAGCATCTTGAAAAACGCCACGAGGCGGAGGCCAACAGCCTGCAGAACGGCCCGCAGGTGGTGGCCGGCAACCCGGACGCCGTGACCGGCCAGGCGCAGGTGGACGACCTGCTGGAGAGCCTCGGGTTCTAA
- the cheY gene encoding chemotaxis response regulator CheY, which produces MDKSIKILVVDDFPTMRRIVRNLLKELEFLNVDEAEDGAAGIEKLRGGNFGFVVSDWNMPNMDGLTMLQTIRADPELGKLPVLMVTAEAKKENIIAAAQAGANGYVVKPFTAATLEEKINKIFEKLQKEAA; this is translated from the coding sequence ATCGATAAGAGCATCAAAATTTTGGTTGTGGACGACTTCCCGACCATGCGCCGCATCGTGCGCAACCTGTTGAAGGAACTCGAGTTCCTGAACGTCGACGAGGCGGAAGACGGCGCGGCCGGCATCGAGAAGCTGCGCGGCGGGAACTTCGGCTTTGTGGTGTCGGACTGGAACATGCCCAACATGGACGGCCTGACCATGCTGCAGACCATTCGCGCCGACCCCGAGCTCGGCAAGCTGCCGGTGCTCATGGTCACGGCCGAAGCCAAGAAGGAAAATATCATCGCGGCCGCTCAGGCAGGCGCCAACGGCTATGTGGTCAAGCCCTTCACGGCGGCCACGCTCGAGGAGAAGATCAACAAGATCTTCGAGAAGCTCCAGAAAGAGGCGGCCTGA
- a CDS encoding protein-glutamate methylesterase/protein-glutamine glutaminase has protein sequence MKKIKVVCVDDSALIRSVMTEIINSQADMTVVGTAADPLQARDLIKVTNPDVLTLDVEMPRMDGLEFLEKLMRLRPMPVVMVSSLTERGSEIALRALELGAIDFVTKPRLGVRDGLMQYTEIIAGKIRTAAAARLLPSRHAASAKGAPESAQEPMLRSPLLSTEKLIIIGASTGGTEAIREVLLPLPPDAPAVLIAQHMPAGFTRSFAQRLNGLCRITVKEAEHGERVLPGYAYIAPGGFHLSLSRSGANYVAQLNEEPPVNRHRPSIDVLFDSAARHAGKNAIGMILTGMGKDGAEGLLRMKQAGAYTFAQDEASCVVFGMPREAIALGAVDDVAPLGEMGRRVLAHLRTFGERANRV, from the coding sequence ATGAAGAAGATCAAGGTAGTTTGCGTCGACGATTCGGCGCTGATCCGCAGCGTGATGACGGAGATCATCAACAGCCAGGCCGACATGACGGTGGTCGGCACCGCGGCCGATCCGCTGCAGGCGCGCGACCTCATCAAGGTGACGAATCCGGACGTGCTCACGCTCGACGTTGAGATGCCGCGCATGGACGGTCTGGAATTTCTCGAGAAGCTCATGCGCCTGCGCCCGATGCCGGTGGTCATGGTGTCGTCGCTGACCGAGCGCGGCTCGGAAATCGCGCTACGCGCGCTGGAGCTGGGCGCCATCGACTTCGTGACCAAGCCGCGCCTTGGCGTGCGCGACGGGCTCATGCAGTACACCGAAATCATCGCGGGCAAGATCCGCACGGCCGCCGCGGCGCGGCTGCTGCCGAGCCGGCACGCCGCCTCGGCGAAGGGTGCGCCGGAGAGCGCGCAGGAACCGATGCTGCGCAGCCCGCTGCTGAGCACCGAGAAGCTCATCATCATCGGCGCCTCCACGGGCGGAACGGAAGCCATCCGCGAGGTGCTGCTGCCGCTGCCGCCGGACGCGCCGGCCGTGCTCATTGCGCAGCACATGCCGGCCGGCTTCACGCGGTCTTTTGCGCAGCGCCTGAACGGCCTGTGCCGCATCACCGTGAAAGAGGCCGAGCACGGCGAGCGCGTGCTGCCGGGCTATGCCTACATTGCGCCGGGCGGCTTTCACCTGTCGCTCAGCCGCAGCGGCGCCAACTACGTGGCCCAGCTGAACGAGGAGCCGCCGGTGAACCGCCATCGTCCTTCCATCGACGTGCTCTTCGACTCGGCTGCACGGCATGCCGGCAAGAACGCGATCGGAATGATCCTGACGGGCATGGGCAAGGACGGTGCCGAAGGCCTGCTGCGCATGAAGCAGGCGGGCGCCTACACATTTGCGCAGGACGAAGCGAGCTGCGTGGTCTTCGGCATGCCGCGCGAGGCCATTGCATTGGGTGCCGTTGACGACGTGGCGCCGCTGGGAGAGATGGGGCGCCGCGTGCTGGCCCATCTGCGCACCTTCGGCGAACGCGCGAACCGGGTTTGA
- the cheD gene encoding chemoreceptor glutamine deamidase CheD, giving the protein MNPSLLQERGSRPPAVPGSVATHHYFDRDFDCTAVKLLPAEYYVTDAGILLTTVLGSCVAACITDVEAGVAGMNHFMLPDDAEADARDQVESMRYGAYAMDVLIAELLRAGARRERLRAKVFGGAAVLANMTMLNIGGRNADFVLRYLEKQRITIAAQDLRGLHARRVCLLPTGKAVVRKLRAQVDIQAVQHDEGELLRKWSATYGKGSWVA; this is encoded by the coding sequence ATGAATCCGAGCCTGCTTCAGGAGCGGGGTTCCAGGCCGCCGGCCGTGCCGGGTTCGGTGGCCACTCACCACTACTTCGACCGCGACTTCGACTGCACGGCAGTCAAGCTGCTGCCGGCGGAGTACTACGTGACCGATGCAGGCATCTTGCTGACGACGGTGCTGGGCTCCTGCGTGGCGGCCTGCATCACCGACGTGGAAGCGGGGGTCGCGGGCATGAACCACTTCATGCTCCCGGACGATGCCGAGGCCGACGCGCGCGACCAGGTCGAGTCGATGCGCTACGGCGCCTATGCCATGGACGTGCTCATTGCCGAGCTGCTGCGCGCCGGCGCCAGGCGCGAACGCCTGCGGGCCAAGGTCTTCGGCGGCGCAGCGGTGCTGGCCAACATGACCATGCTCAACATCGGCGGGCGGAACGCCGACTTCGTGCTGCGCTACCTCGAGAAGCAGCGCATCACCATCGCCGCGCAGGACTTGCGCGGCCTGCACGCGCGCCGCGTGTGCCTGCTGCCCACCGGCAAGGCGGTGGTGCGCAAGCTGCGCGCGCAAGTCGATATTCAGGCGGTCCAGCACGACGAAGGCGAGCTGCTGCGCAAATGGTCTGCCACGTATGGCAAAGGAAGTTGGGTCGCATGA
- a CDS encoding CheR family methyltransferase, which translates to MTSEFLFTDSDFSRIRTLIHRRAGIALGEHKRQMVYSRLSRRLRDLGLPQFSTYLSMLEDSRDGDEWQLFINSLTTNLTSFFREAHHFPVLADLARKATQPVTVWCAAASTGEEPYSIAITLMEALGERASTARVIATDIDTSVLAKASAAVFTMEQVNRLSPERLRRFFNKGTGANAGKVRVRPEVAAMVKFSRLNLLDAGWPVKEPVDAIFCRNVMIYFDKPTQKKLLDRFVPLLKPNGLLFAGHSENASLVNQTFKTVGQTVYTLSKARA; encoded by the coding sequence ATGACCTCCGAATTTCTCTTTACCGACAGCGACTTCTCGCGGATTCGCACGCTCATTCACCGCCGCGCCGGCATCGCCCTGGGCGAGCACAAGCGGCAGATGGTGTACAGCCGGCTCTCGCGCCGCTTGCGCGACCTGGGGCTGCCCCAGTTCTCCACCTACCTGAGCATGCTGGAAGACAGCCGCGACGGCGACGAGTGGCAGCTGTTCATCAACTCGCTGACGACCAACCTGACGTCCTTCTTTCGCGAAGCGCACCACTTTCCGGTGCTTGCGGACCTGGCACGCAAGGCGACGCAGCCCGTCACCGTGTGGTGCGCGGCCGCATCGACCGGCGAAGAACCCTATTCGATCGCCATCACGCTGATGGAGGCGCTCGGCGAGCGCGCGAGCACCGCCCGCGTGATTGCCACCGACATCGACACCTCGGTGCTGGCCAAGGCCTCGGCCGCGGTGTTCACCATGGAGCAGGTGAACCGGCTCTCTCCGGAGCGCCTGCGGCGCTTCTTCAACAAGGGCACGGGTGCCAACGCAGGCAAGGTGAGGGTGCGCCCCGAAGTGGCCGCCATGGTCAAGTTTTCGCGGCTCAACCTGCTGGACGCTGGATGGCCGGTGAAAGAGCCCGTGGACGCGATCTTCTGCCGCAACGTGATGATCTATTTCGACAAGCCCACGCAGAAGAAGCTGCTGGACCGCTTCGTGCCTCTGTTGAAGCCGAACGGTCTGCTGTTTGCAGGGCATTCCGAAAACGCCTCGCTGGTGAACCAGACGTTCAAGACGGTCGGGCAGACGGTGTACACGCTGAGCAAGGCGCGCGCATGA
- a CDS encoding EAL and HDOD domain-containing protein translates to MRFDFFRRSTAEETAAAGQSKDLTALRNADGYVAYTLLLDAQKRVAGYKLNWRPAAKPEEAPDAITQFKALVACVTEHLNPPDTPWQLGRSELFFDVNAESLAHGALQSLPPEYTVFCVELADLANEDLRPVLLFLREQGFSFMLRGATALPEDHELLGMVTHFDVGGGDPMLVAAARRGEQPDHMPVQPIATRMASWKDFEACAARRIDVFADPSCGLPPPVVKTGSHALEPESILIMRLLQMIQRNEDLREIEAALKRDAALTYRLLRHMNSPAVGAGVEIHSLHHAVTMLGYSPLFRWLSMLLATSNPTGSPPFMMKKAIMRGRFVELMGEIMLPRGESDNLFVVGMFSLIDQLLGIPMQEVLSKVQLSDSVQQAIMTRGGVYGPFLSLAEACELDTGDAPRLAEALLLSADQVNAAHLSALAWSQDAVPIDGH, encoded by the coding sequence ATGCGTTTTGATTTTTTCCGGCGCTCCACCGCCGAAGAAACCGCGGCAGCCGGACAGTCGAAAGACTTGACGGCCTTGCGCAATGCAGACGGCTATGTGGCCTACACCCTGCTGCTGGATGCCCAGAAGCGCGTTGCGGGCTACAAGCTCAACTGGCGCCCGGCGGCCAAGCCCGAAGAAGCTCCGGACGCGATCACGCAGTTCAAGGCCCTGGTGGCCTGCGTGACCGAGCACCTCAATCCGCCGGACACCCCTTGGCAGCTGGGGCGCAGCGAATTGTTCTTCGATGTGAACGCCGAATCGCTGGCGCACGGCGCGCTGCAATCGCTGCCGCCCGAATACACCGTGTTCTGCGTGGAGCTTGCCGATCTTGCGAACGAGGACCTCCGGCCGGTGCTGCTGTTCCTTCGCGAGCAGGGGTTCAGCTTCATGCTGCGCGGCGCCACTGCGCTGCCCGAAGACCACGAGCTGCTGGGCATGGTGACCCACTTCGACGTGGGCGGCGGAGACCCCATGCTCGTTGCGGCCGCACGCCGCGGCGAGCAGCCCGACCACATGCCCGTTCAGCCGATTGCGACGCGCATGGCTTCGTGGAAAGACTTCGAGGCTTGCGCCGCGCGCCGCATCGACGTGTTTGCCGATCCGAGCTGCGGCCTGCCGCCGCCCGTGGTGAAAACGGGCAGCCACGCGCTGGAGCCCGAATCGATCCTGATCATGCGGCTGCTGCAGATGATCCAGCGCAACGAAGACCTGCGCGAGATCGAAGCGGCACTCAAGCGCGATGCGGCGCTCACCTACAGGCTGCTGCGCCACATGAACTCGCCCGCCGTGGGCGCGGGCGTCGAGATCCATTCGCTGCACCATGCGGTGACCATGCTCGGCTACTCGCCGCTGTTCCGCTGGCTGTCGATGCTGCTGGCAACCAGCAACCCGACGGGCAGCCCGCCCTTCATGATGAAGAAGGCCATCATGCGCGGCCGATTCGTCGAGCTGATGGGCGAAATCATGCTGCCGCGCGGCGAGTCGGACAACCTTTTCGTCGTGGGCATGTTCTCGCTCATCGACCAGCTGCTCGGCATTCCGATGCAAGAGGTGCTCAGCAAGGTGCAGCTCTCCGATTCGGTTCAGCAAGCCATCATGACGCGCGGCGGCGTGTACGGCCCCTTCCTCTCGCTGGCCGAGGCCTGCGAGCTGGACACCGGCGATGCGCCGCGCCTGGCGGAGGCGCTGCTGCTGAGCGCCGACCAGGTCAACGCCGCACACCTTTCCGCGCTGGCCTGGTCGCAGGACGCGGTGCCCATTGACGGCCATTGA
- the cheA gene encoding chemotaxis protein CheA: protein MDLSQFTQAFFVEAVELLAQMEQLLLELDADAPDSEQLNAIFRAAHSIKGGAATFGFVALTDTTHLLETLLDRARHGQLNLSRSMIDAFLETKDALQEQLIAYQAENEPDPEMVAHICGVLRQLALETEGGATAAPAPAPAPAPVAVAAPVVAAAAAAGHDALRIKFSRLSDSECDLLADELGNLGKLLSRTRSNDQLTVVLETTCSPDDIIAVCCFVIDESQIEITPEAAAAAGAESAASAANPPPIAAVAAVAAVAAAPAVPAAARPAAAPAGAAAKPSAAGAATAAKDSSSIRVDVEKVDQLINLVGELVITQSMLTQAATMLDPVECERFLSGLGHLERNARDLQESVMSIRMMPMDYVFSRFPRVIRDVSAKLGKEVRLDTFGKETELDKGLIERIIDPLTHLVRNSLDHGIETPSQRIAKGKEAEGQLLLSAQHHGGNIVIEVSDDGAGLNREKILAKAMQQGLPVTETMPDDEVWQLIFAPGFSTAEQVTDISGRGVGMDVVKRNIQEMGGHVEISSREGWGTTTRIVLPLTLAILNGMSVKVGTEAYILPLSYVIESLQPRPEHLHSITSDGHVIKVRGEYLPLIELHSVFDVSGAQTDPTQGILVIVQAGETRFALLVDELLGQHQVVVKNLETNYRKVPGISAATILGDGSVAFIIDVDAMPRIQRAHVTRTTALAHAARMDPVAA from the coding sequence ATGGATCTCAGTCAGTTCACCCAGGCATTTTTTGTCGAAGCCGTCGAGCTTCTGGCGCAGATGGAGCAATTGCTTCTCGAGCTGGACGCCGACGCGCCCGACAGCGAGCAGCTCAACGCCATCTTCCGTGCCGCGCACTCCATCAAGGGCGGCGCGGCCACGTTCGGCTTTGTTGCGCTGACCGATACGACGCACCTGCTTGAAACCCTGCTCGACCGCGCGCGCCATGGTCAGCTGAACCTGAGCCGCTCGATGATCGATGCATTTCTGGAAACGAAGGACGCCTTGCAAGAACAACTGATTGCCTATCAGGCCGAGAACGAACCCGATCCCGAAATGGTCGCCCACATCTGCGGCGTGCTCCGGCAGCTCGCGCTAGAGACCGAGGGCGGCGCAACCGCCGCACCGGCCCCGGCGCCCGCGCCAGCGCCGGTGGCGGTTGCCGCCCCTGTTGTCGCCGCTGCGGCCGCAGCGGGGCACGACGCGCTGCGTATCAAGTTCTCGCGCCTTTCCGACAGCGAATGCGACCTGCTGGCCGACGAACTCGGAAACCTCGGCAAGCTGCTGTCGCGCACGCGCAGCAACGACCAGCTGACGGTAGTGCTCGAGACCACCTGCTCGCCGGACGACATCATTGCCGTGTGCTGCTTCGTCATCGACGAATCGCAGATCGAGATCACGCCGGAAGCCGCCGCTGCGGCGGGCGCCGAAAGCGCTGCGAGCGCGGCAAACCCGCCGCCTATTGCAGCGGTGGCAGCGGTGGCAGCAGTGGCCGCCGCGCCGGCTGTCCCGGCAGCGGCCCGCCCCGCCGCGGCACCCGCAGGCGCGGCCGCCAAGCCGTCCGCCGCGGGTGCGGCCACGGCCGCAAAGGACTCGAGTTCGATCCGCGTGGACGTGGAGAAGGTCGACCAGCTCATCAATCTGGTCGGCGAACTCGTCATCACCCAGTCGATGCTGACGCAGGCCGCCACCATGCTCGACCCCGTGGAGTGCGAGCGCTTCCTGAGCGGCCTGGGCCACCTGGAGCGCAACGCCCGCGACCTGCAGGAGTCGGTCATGTCGATCCGCATGATGCCGATGGACTATGTGTTCAGCCGCTTCCCGCGCGTGATTCGCGACGTGAGCGCCAAGCTCGGCAAGGAGGTGCGCCTGGACACCTTCGGCAAGGAAACCGAACTCGACAAGGGCCTGATCGAACGCATCATCGATCCGCTCACGCACCTGGTGCGCAACAGCCTCGACCACGGCATTGAAACGCCGTCGCAGCGCATTGCCAAGGGCAAGGAAGCCGAAGGGCAGCTGCTGCTGTCGGCCCAGCACCACGGCGGCAACATCGTGATCGAGGTGAGCGACGACGGCGCCGGCCTCAACCGCGAAAAGATCCTGGCCAAGGCCATGCAGCAGGGGCTGCCCGTGACCGAGACCATGCCCGACGACGAGGTGTGGCAGCTGATCTTCGCGCCCGGCTTCTCCACGGCCGAGCAGGTCACCGACATCTCGGGCCGCGGCGTGGGCATGGACGTGGTCAAGCGCAACATCCAGGAGATGGGCGGGCATGTCGAGATCAGCTCGCGCGAAGGCTGGGGAACCACCACCCGCATCGTGCTGCCGCTCACGCTGGCCATTTTGAACGGCATGTCCGTCAAGGTGGGCACCGAGGCCTACATCCTGCCGCTCAGCTACGTGATCGAGTCGCTGCAGCCGCGGCCCGAGCACCTGCACTCGATTACCAGCGACGGCCACGTGATCAAGGTGCGCGGCGAATACCTGCCGCTCATCGAGCTGCACAGCGTGTTCGACGTGTCGGGCGCACAGACCGATCCCACGCAGGGCATCCTGGTGATCGTGCAGGCCGGCGAAACGCGCTTTGCGCTCCTGGTCGACGAACTGCTCGGCCAGCACCAGGTGGTGGTGAAGAACCTGGAAACCAACTACCGCAAGGTTCCGGGCATCTCGGCCGCAACGATCCTGGGCGACGGCAGCGTGGCTTTCATCATCGACGTGGATGCCATGCCGCGCATCCAGCGCGCGCACGTGACGCGCACCACCGCCCTGGCGCATGCGGCCCGGATGGACCCGGTTGCCGCCTGA
- the motB gene encoding flagellar motor protein MotB, protein MSTEKHRVVVKRVPAHGGGGHGGGWKIAYADFMTAMMAFFLVMWLLSNASPKQREGIAEHFRMPLKVAINGGEKSSTSESVIPGGGMDPSTRADGEVQRADAEEDADAERLASMKDRLDKLIENSPVFKQFRSQILIDITTEGLRLQIVDSENRPMFDLASAQLVPHMRAILREIGPTLNELPNKITLSGHTDAIVYTNGDRSYGNWELSADRANASRRELVVGGMAENKVLRVVGLADSMHLDRSNPRNPINRRISIILLNHRTQHQIERENSGSGNAASWPAKSQSSPSPLLPAQSVKVTARGSAGGGASAEHP, encoded by the coding sequence ATGAGCACGGAAAAACACAGGGTCGTCGTCAAGCGCGTTCCCGCCCACGGAGGCGGCGGGCACGGCGGCGGCTGGAAGATCGCCTATGCCGACTTCATGACGGCCATGATGGCGTTCTTTCTCGTGATGTGGCTGTTGTCCAATGCCTCGCCCAAGCAGCGTGAAGGCATTGCGGAACACTTTCGCATGCCGCTGAAGGTGGCCATCAACGGCGGCGAGAAAAGCAGCACCAGCGAAAGCGTGATTCCGGGCGGCGGCATGGACCCGAGCACGCGCGCCGATGGCGAGGTCCAGCGGGCCGACGCCGAAGAAGACGCCGACGCCGAGCGCCTGGCCAGCATGAAGGACCGGCTGGACAAGCTCATCGAGAACAGCCCGGTGTTCAAGCAGTTCCGCTCGCAGATATTGATCGACATCACCACAGAGGGGCTGCGCCTGCAGATCGTCGACAGCGAGAACCGCCCGATGTTCGATCTGGCCAGCGCGCAACTGGTGCCGCACATGCGCGCCATCCTGCGGGAGATCGGCCCCACGCTCAACGAGCTGCCCAACAAGATCACCCTGTCGGGCCATACCGACGCCATCGTCTACACCAACGGCGACCGTTCCTACGGCAACTGGGAGCTCTCGGCCGACCGGGCCAATGCCTCGCGGCGCGAACTGGTGGTGGGCGGCATGGCCGAGAACAAGGTTCTGCGCGTGGTCGGGCTGGCCGACAGCATGCACCTGGACAGGAGCAATCCGCGCAACCCGATCAACCGGCGCATCAGCATCATTTTGCTCAACCACCGCACCCAGCACCAGATAGAGCGCGAGAACAGCGGAAGCGGCAATGCCGCGAGCTGGCCCGCCAAGTCACAGTCGTCGCCTTCGCCGCTGCTTCCCGCCCAGAGCGTCAAGGTAACGGCCAGGGGGAGCGCCGGCGGCGGCGCTTCCGCAGAGCACCCATAG
- the motA gene encoding flagellar motor stator protein MotA has translation MLLLVGYLVVIGAVFGGYALMGGHFGVLFQPVELLMIGGSALGAFIAGNNGKTIKSTLKELPLLLRSSKHNRQLYLDLLALLYELLAKARKEGMMKLESDVEDPAKSEIFARYPNILADEAVMEFLCDYLRLVISGNTDAFEIEALMDHEIETIKHEAEVPMHSLSRVGDALPALGIVAAVMGVVHALASADLPPSEMGALIAHAMVGTFLGVLMAYGFVSPLASLIEQKVAESMKMYQCTKVTLLASLNGYAPQLAVEFGRKVLFSTERPSFTELDSHVREVKAR, from the coding sequence GTGCTCCTTTTGGTTGGTTATCTGGTGGTCATAGGCGCCGTGTTCGGCGGCTATGCGCTCATGGGCGGGCACTTCGGCGTGCTGTTCCAGCCGGTCGAGCTGTTGATGATCGGCGGCTCCGCGCTGGGCGCCTTCATTGCGGGCAACAACGGCAAGACGATCAAGTCCACGCTCAAGGAGCTGCCGCTCCTGCTGCGCTCGTCCAAGCACAACCGGCAGCTCTACCTGGACCTGCTGGCGCTGCTCTACGAGCTGCTGGCCAAGGCGCGCAAGGAAGGAATGATGAAGCTGGAGTCCGACGTGGAGGACCCGGCCAAGAGCGAGATCTTTGCGCGCTACCCCAACATCCTGGCCGACGAGGCCGTGATGGAGTTCCTGTGCGACTACCTGCGGCTGGTCATCAGCGGCAACACCGACGCCTTCGAGATCGAAGCGCTGATGGACCACGAGATCGAAACCATCAAGCACGAAGCCGAAGTACCCATGCACAGCCTTTCGCGCGTGGGCGACGCGCTGCCCGCGCTGGGCATCGTTGCGGCTGTGATGGGCGTGGTGCATGCGCTGGCCTCGGCCGACCTGCCGCCTTCTGAGATGGGCGCGCTGATTGCGCACGCGATGGTGGGCACCTTCCTGGGCGTGCTGATGGCCTACGGCTTCGTCTCGCCGCTGGCTTCGCTCATCGAGCAGAAGGTGGCCGAGAGCATGAAGATGTACCAGTGCACCAAGGTCACGCTGCTCGCAAGCCTGAACGGGTACGCACCGCAGCTGGCGGTGGAATTCGGCCGTAAGGTGCTGTTCTCGACCGAGCGGCCCAGCTTCACCGAGCTGGACAGCCACGTGCGCGAGGTCAAGGCCCGCTGA
- the flhC gene encoding flagellar transcriptional regulator FlhC, with product MSTKSVLGEVREVQLAIQLIHLGARLQFLESEVGLSRERLIRLYKEIKGVSPPKGLLPFSTDWYMTWLANIHSSMFYNMYQFMKTHSDEEKVWVLIKSYKLYLQQIEAQESEPILDFTRAYTMVRFFDSDMLQLSTCCRCAGQFVAHAHDHKSGYVCVLCRPPSRAGKARGSERAAAGEIAVPGMESIGLAVESALDGGGLH from the coding sequence ATGAGCACCAAGAGCGTCCTTGGCGAAGTGCGCGAAGTTCAGCTGGCGATCCAGCTGATCCACCTCGGCGCCCGCCTGCAGTTCCTTGAGTCGGAAGTGGGCCTGAGCCGCGAGCGGCTGATCCGCCTCTACAAGGAAATCAAGGGCGTCTCTCCGCCCAAGGGGCTGCTCCCCTTTTCAACGGATTGGTATATGACTTGGTTGGCGAATATCCATTCGTCAATGTTTTACAACATGTATCAATTCATGAAAACCCATTCGGATGAAGAAAAGGTTTGGGTATTGATTAAAAGCTACAAATTGTATTTGCAGCAAATTGAAGCGCAGGAAAGCGAGCCAATTCTGGATTTCACGCGTGCATACACGATGGTTCGCTTCTTCGACAGCGACATGCTGCAGCTGAGCACCTGCTGCCGGTGCGCGGGGCAGTTCGTGGCGCATGCGCACGACCACAAGAGCGGGTACGTCTGCGTGCTGTGCCGGCCCCCGTCGCGGGCAGGCAAGGCGCGCGGTTCGGAGCGCGCTGCGGCCGGGGAGATCGCGGTGCCGGGCATGGAAAGCATTGGTCTTGCCGTGGAGTCGGCGCTCGACGGCGGTGGACTTCATTGA